In the genome of Bremerella sp. P1, the window GCCCCCTAGCACTGGGCGGTTTTGAATCAACGCGACCTTGCAGCCCATGCGCGCGGCACTGATTGCGGCACCCATGCCGGAGTAGCCACCGCCGATCACAACCAGGTCATAGGGACCTTCCGTCTTGATGTCTTCGGTGATGCCCAGCAGGTCCTTACGCCACTTGGCCAGTTGGCTCTTGCTGGAAGGTGGTGTGGTGTTCACGTCGGTCGTGAAATAGATCGCGTCGCAGCGACCGTCGAAGCCGGTCAGATCCTGGATGCTGAGGGTGACGTCCTTCTTGTCGATGTCGACCAGGCCGCCATCATGCCAGAACCACTCGGCGCTCTCGGTGCCAAAGGTTTCTTCGAGTGGCTTACCATCGATCGCGACTTGAAACTTGCCGGGGGCCCCTGGGGCATTCCACTGGCCCACCCAGTCTTTGGTGCGAACAAAGACGCGGTAGCGGCCGGTTTCTGGGAAGGTGACTTCCGTCTTGGCGGCGTCGACTGGCTTACCCAGGCCATGGGCCAACAAGTAAGGCGATCCCATTTCGTTGATGAACTGTGTGTCGAGTTTCCAGCCACCGTGGTCGGTAAAGCTTTCGGCTTCGACAAGCAAGTCAGCAGCCAATAAAGAGGAAGACAAGAAACAGAACAGGACCGTCAATGCGGCCGAGAAAATGCTTTTCATGCGAGGATCTGTATCGGATTAGGAAGGTGGCAGGATTGGTGTCCGTAGAATCAGAATCTACAGTCTCATTAGTGTAACATACTACACCCGTGCCCACATAATTAGGAATAAAAATGACGCGTTTTGGTACGCTGGGAATGCGACTTTTGGGGAATCATCCACGAAAATGGGCCTGCGAAGAGTAATTCTGCGCAGGCCCGCTCGTTCGTTGGCAATTTTCGTTGGTCTGTGACTACTTGGACGTTACCGCGAAGTCGAACTCGTTGGCTTGTCCCTGGGTCACATTCGCTTTCAGAGTGCTCTTGTTGTTGTACTTCGCCGGGATGTAATTCACTTCGCCTGCGTCCATACCGGGCGTACCTCCCGATGCTGTTCGAAAGGCAGAAATCTCAACGCGTCGTTCGCCGGGTTCGACTTCTCCTGAGAATTTCCCCGCGACGATATCCAACGCGTCCACGGAACCTTTGGATACGGTTTTGAAGTAGATCACCCCTTTATCGAGCGGCTTGCCGTCGAGGCTAACACTTCCGCTGACAGGTAGTCGCTGAGGCTCGTTGCTTTGAGCCGTACAACCCAACGAGAGCAAGAGGCCAACCAGGAGAAAACAAAGTGAAAATCGAGTAACCATGTATATAGGATTCCTAGCAAGATAATGAGAGCTTATTTCGGGAAAGGGCAAGTTCGGCGCGCAAGGCGACTAGCTACTGGGCTAGTCGCCAGGAAAACGCTGAATAAGAGTCAGCATCGCGCCGATGGCGAAGGCTTAGTATTCGCCGACGACTTGACCGTCGTCACGCGTAGCGAGACGTCCCAAGGTTTCGAGCTGAATGGTCTCGGCGATGAATCGCACTGAGCCATCCCCCAAGAGAACATTCACGCCGCCAGGATGGGTCGAGTTGAGAGGAATGTTCGCACCACCATCGTTGCCAACACCCGTGGTGTCCTCGTCGTCGGTCCAACCTGTAGTGCGGTTGATGGTGTAACGAACCGTTGTGATGTTGAACGGGCGATTGTCGCCGTTGTAGGTCATATTTGGTGGCGAGTCTGAGCTCTTGCAGCCAATGGTCCAACTCCATGGCTGGCTGGCACGCCAGTCCTGCTTGTTGTTGGAGGTATCGGTGAGCCAGTTGCCATGTTCGCTGGCGGCCATGGTATTGCTGGTACCGTCGGTTAAGTCAGAGAACTTGATCTTACTGCTGGCGAAAAACATTCCGCCGGCGCTGTGCATACCGCCACGGGCGTTGTGCGTGATTCGACTTTCGGTGTAGCCAGGAATGATCCCGTCTACCGCACCGCTAATGCCCACGTAGGTGACCGAGGCGGAGTTGCCGCTGTTAGATCGAGAAAATCCAGGGAGAGGAGAAGATGGACAGCGGTACTTGTCCATTTCAATTCCCTTGACCACGGCATTGTTGTTGGAGTTGAACACGCCAGACGACCCATAGAATTGCCATTGGTCGTAAATGGTGTTTTCTTCAACGAACGGCAAAATGTAGACGAGCCACGAACTTCCCCAGGTTGTATTGTTTGCCGTGGCGGTTCCAAACGGAGGCTGGTCCTGGGCACCGCCTGGTGGAAAGCGAAGGTACGTATCGTGGTGATTGTGCAGCGCCAACCCAAGTTGCTTCAGGTGATTGGTGCACTGCATGCGTCGTGCGGCTTCACGAGCCTGTTGCACAGCAGGAAGCAAAAGGGCGATCAAAACACCGATAATGGCAATAACAACCAGAAGTTCGACCAGTGTAAATCCACCGCGTCGATACACAAAAGTGCGCATACAAACCCTCTAACAAATAGGAATTAGGAAGAAAAACGTGGGGAGTGGTTGTTACGAAGCGAGCGAAATTGAGACGTGATAGACAGGCGTCGAAGGATATAGGAGGGAGTTCCGGAGCCGTTGGAAGCGGCGGATGTCCGAATCCGCAGGGATAGTATTCCAGAGGGGCCTTTAGTCCATCAGACGTATTGATGTTAAACCC includes:
- a CDS encoding DUF1559 domain-containing protein, with amino-acid sequence MRTFVYRRGGFTLVELLVVIAIIGVLIALLLPAVQQAREAARRMQCTNHLKQLGLALHNHHDTYLRFPPGGAQDQPPFGTATANNTTWGSSWLVYILPFVEENTIYDQWQFYGSSGVFNSNNNAVVKGIEMDKYRCPSSPLPGFSRSNSGNSASVTYVGISGAVDGIIPGYTESRITHNARGGMHSAGGMFFASSKIKFSDLTDGTSNTMAASEHGNWLTDTSNNKQDWRASQPWSWTIGCKSSDSPPNMTYNGDNRPFNITTVRYTINRTTGWTDDEDTTGVGNDGGANIPLNSTHPGGVNVLLGDGSVRFIAETIQLETLGRLATRDDGQVVGEY